From one Catellatospora sp. IY07-71 genomic stretch:
- a CDS encoding succinic semialdehyde dehydrogenase — translation MGSPQRRGEDVVTRTPFTGEPLAVVRQSTAADVATAYADARAAQPGWAARPPRERARVVRRFARALLDRQAEILDLVQLETGKARTYAHEEVLDAALVSLYYARRAPKLLRPRHRRGALPLLTRVTEVRHPIGTVAVITPWNYPLALAVSDIVPALLAGNAVVHKPDTQTARTAAWARDLLVACGLPEAVWQQVLGEPADIGEALLDGADHISLTGSSAAGRTVAARAGQRLVGCSLELGGKNALLVRADADLDRAAHAAVRACFASAGQLCLSMERIIVDDAVHDAFLSRFLPLVRALHTGPGLSFGPELGSLTLPRTMETTRRHVTDALARGATLLTGGHPRPELGPLFHEPTVLAGVTPDMDVYREETFGPVVSVYAVSGDDAAVALANDTRYGLNAAVFSRDVRAAQRLARRLHAGTVNINEGYAAAYASHDAPMGGMKASGLGRRHGTGGLLAYTEAQTIATQRLLRLDPPPWLGQARHARLLTTAVRAMHALRLH, via the coding sequence ATGGGCAGCCCGCAACGGCGTGGGGAGGACGTGGTCACCCGCACGCCCTTCACCGGCGAGCCGCTGGCCGTCGTCCGGCAGAGCACCGCAGCCGACGTCGCCACGGCGTACGCCGACGCGCGCGCCGCCCAGCCCGGGTGGGCCGCCCGGCCGCCCCGCGAACGCGCCCGGGTGGTGCGCCGCTTCGCCCGCGCGCTGCTGGACCGGCAGGCCGAGATCCTCGACCTGGTCCAGCTGGAGACCGGCAAGGCCAGGACCTACGCGCACGAGGAGGTCCTCGACGCGGCCCTGGTCAGCCTCTACTACGCCCGCCGTGCGCCGAAGCTGCTGCGCCCGCGCCACCGCCGCGGCGCGCTGCCGCTGCTGACCCGGGTCACCGAGGTGCGCCACCCGATCGGCACCGTCGCCGTGATCACCCCGTGGAACTACCCGCTGGCCCTGGCGGTCAGCGACATCGTGCCCGCGCTGCTGGCCGGCAACGCCGTGGTGCACAAGCCCGACACGCAGACCGCCCGCACCGCCGCCTGGGCGCGTGACCTGCTGGTGGCCTGCGGCCTGCCCGAGGCGGTGTGGCAGCAGGTGCTCGGCGAGCCCGCCGACATCGGCGAGGCCCTGCTGGACGGCGCCGACCACATCAGCCTGACCGGCTCCAGCGCGGCCGGCCGCACCGTGGCCGCCCGCGCCGGGCAGCGCCTGGTCGGCTGCTCGCTCGAACTCGGCGGCAAGAACGCCCTGCTGGTACGCGCCGACGCCGACCTCGACCGCGCCGCCCACGCGGCGGTGCGGGCCTGCTTCGCCAGCGCGGGACAGCTGTGCCTGTCCATGGAGCGCATCATCGTCGACGACGCCGTGCACGACGCGTTCCTGTCCCGCTTCCTGCCCCTGGTGCGCGCCCTGCACACCGGCCCGGGGCTGTCGTTCGGGCCGGAGCTGGGCTCGCTGACGCTGCCGCGCACCATGGAGACCACCCGCCGCCACGTCACCGACGCGCTGGCCCGCGGCGCGACCCTGCTGACCGGCGGCCACCCCCGGCCCGAGCTGGGCCCGCTGTTCCACGAGCCGACCGTGCTGGCCGGGGTCACCCCCGACATGGACGTGTATCGCGAGGAGACGTTCGGGCCGGTCGTCTCCGTCTACGCCGTGTCCGGTGACGACGCGGCCGTCGCCCTGGCCAACGACACCCGGTACGGGCTCAACGCGGCCGTGTTCAGCCGGGACGTGCGCGCGGCGCAGCGGCTGGCCCGGCGGCTGCACGCGGGCACCGTCAACATCAACGAGGGGTACGCGGCGGCGTACGCGTCGCACGACGCGCCCATGGGCGGCATGAAGGCGTCCGGGCTGGGCCGCCGCCACGGCACGGGGGGCTTGCTCGCGTACACCGAGGCGCAGACGATAGCCACGCAGCGGCTGCTGCGCCTCGATCCGCCGCCGTGGCTCGGCCAGGCCCGCCACGCGCGGCTGCTCACCACGGCGGTCCGGGCGATGCACGCGCTGCGGCTGCACTGA
- a CDS encoding AMP-binding protein: MPAFPYRTMCEAFQATAALDPGAIALGAYGTDTVLTWQEYAGAVRRTAAGLAALGVGRGEAVALMLSNRPEFHVADTAAVHLGAVPFSVYNTSSPAQIGYLLANAQARVVICEQQYADRVLACGVPVAHVICVDARPEGTITLDELGAAGDPGFDFDAAWRAVQPEDLLTLIYTSGTTGPPKGVELTHANLLAEAAAVTALFDLHRGDHGLSYLPAAHIADRLASHYLQMLYGSRVTCLADLRELAGALAQVRPTYWAAVPRVFEKMRARILDALADAPAPRRAMFGLAVKLSRRRDRGPLSRVGASLADRLVLSRVRRQLGMDRMRWAMCGAAALSVPVLEFFLDLGLPVCEIWGMSETCGASTLNPPGAIRPGTVGIAAPGVELRLADDGELLVRGPVVTPGYHRDPARTAEAFEDGWLRTGDVATLDADGYLTIVDRKKELIINAAGKNMSPSNIEGAVKAACPLLSAMIVVGDGRPYNVALLVLDPEAVAAHNARDGVPDLADAVAAGVAAGNATLSRVEQIKRYTILDSTWSPGGDELTPTLKLRRASILRKYAPEIDALYHP; encoded by the coding sequence GTGCCCGCCTTCCCCTACCGCACCATGTGCGAGGCGTTCCAGGCCACCGCCGCGCTGGACCCGGGCGCGATCGCGCTGGGCGCCTACGGCACGGACACCGTGCTGACCTGGCAGGAGTACGCCGGCGCGGTGCGGCGTACCGCAGCCGGGCTCGCCGCGCTCGGCGTCGGGCGGGGCGAGGCGGTGGCGCTGATGCTCAGCAACCGGCCCGAGTTCCACGTCGCCGACACCGCGGCGGTCCACCTCGGCGCGGTCCCGTTCTCCGTCTACAACACCTCCTCCCCCGCGCAGATCGGCTACCTGCTGGCCAACGCGCAGGCCAGGGTGGTGATCTGCGAGCAGCAGTACGCCGACCGCGTCCTGGCCTGCGGCGTGCCCGTCGCGCACGTGATCTGCGTCGACGCGCGCCCCGAGGGGACGATCACGCTCGACGAGCTGGGCGCGGCGGGCGACCCCGGCTTCGACTTCGACGCCGCGTGGCGCGCGGTGCAGCCCGAGGACCTGCTCACACTCATCTACACCTCCGGCACGACCGGCCCGCCCAAGGGCGTCGAGCTGACCCACGCCAACCTGCTCGCCGAGGCCGCCGCCGTCACCGCGCTGTTCGACCTGCACCGCGGCGACCACGGCCTGTCCTACCTGCCCGCCGCGCACATCGCCGACCGGCTGGCCAGCCACTACCTGCAGATGCTGTACGGCTCCCGGGTCACCTGCCTGGCCGACCTGCGCGAGCTGGCCGGCGCCCTGGCCCAGGTGCGGCCGACGTACTGGGCGGCGGTGCCCCGGGTGTTCGAGAAGATGCGCGCCCGCATCCTCGACGCGCTCGCCGACGCGCCCGCACCGCGCCGGGCGATGTTCGGCCTGGCCGTGAAGCTGTCCCGGCGCCGCGATCGCGGTCCCCTGTCCCGGGTGGGCGCGTCGCTCGCCGACCGGCTCGTGCTGTCGCGGGTGCGGCGGCAGCTCGGCATGGACCGGATGCGCTGGGCGATGTGCGGCGCGGCCGCGCTCAGCGTGCCGGTGCTGGAGTTCTTCCTCGACCTCGGGCTGCCGGTGTGCGAGATCTGGGGCATGTCCGAGACGTGCGGCGCGAGCACCCTCAACCCGCCCGGCGCGATCCGCCCCGGCACCGTGGGCATCGCCGCCCCCGGCGTCGAGCTACGCCTGGCCGACGACGGCGAGCTGCTGGTACGCGGCCCGGTCGTCACCCCCGGCTACCACCGCGACCCGGCGCGCACCGCCGAGGCGTTCGAGGACGGCTGGCTGCGCACCGGCGACGTGGCCACCCTGGACGCCGACGGCTACCTGACCATCGTGGACCGCAAGAAAGAGCTGATCATCAACGCGGCGGGCAAGAACATGTCCCCGTCCAACATCGAGGGCGCCGTGAAGGCGGCCTGCCCCCTGCTGTCGGCGATGATCGTGGTCGGCGACGGACGCCCGTACAACGTCGCCCTGCTCGTCCTGGACCCCGAAGCGGTCGCCGCCCACAACGCCCGCGACGGCGTGCCCGACCTCGCCGACGCGGTCGCCGCCGGAGTAGCCGCCGGCAACGCCACCCTCTCCCGCGTCGAGCAGATCAAGCGCTACACGATCCTCGACAGCACCTGGTCCCCCGGCGGCGACGAGCTGACGCCCACCCTCAAACTCCGCCGCGCCTCAATCCTCCGCAAATACGCCCCCGAGATCGACGCGCTCTACCACCCGTGA
- a CDS encoding diguanylate cyclase — MVHENRVSPGGHDRVLFGFALGCLGWLLLYAALTYLGRDSPSLARFTGEILYLVPIAAFVGLSRYAAKRASGRDRTAWRLLFTASLLWLAGDLTWAYYVYTTPGSPPVPTLADLFYLLRYVFIILGIVVGLGLRLRSLLDALLVAAAGAAIGWQVVIDPLVPETWNPSEFVNFLYPVFSVIIVALLGALLLVSPRRVPGAMIVVGVAFGFAVVMDAIYAYLSVLHPYTSSTWLNLGWQVEAVLMCLAALMAGRHPAEEREPLAAREVSFLPALVAVLIVGSLAIADMILVGHLSRVTLSVALVLLMGLLVRQIVAARDRARLTEQLRTAAITDSLTGLYNRRYFEEKLAAETTADHGPLSIVLVDLDHFKTVNDTYGHSVGDAVLSEVADRLRRPLRGSDLLCRYGGEEFVCLLPRTDGRAALDLAERLRADLRAAPVVVPGVAEPLPLTASFGVACADPADHGGQLAVDDVVEAADRALYGAKSLGRDRVLGCGPFGQVDAAPALDLPTALVWLADETDRIRGDGFRSAAVSGWAWTTAARLGLDEATQQRTAAAARLRGLACADLDGCRRNHGLPDDRGTRPAPDHGGDCRVRPEEAARRLGELANRPDLVPVLAAHHERHDGTGHPYGLAGPDIPICARIIAVCDAWADARGTSSPYPPVPGSPRLVLEAGRGTRFDPAVLDAFLALVTEGDIADPNPTCPPPVPSHSSHRADLA; from the coding sequence ATGGTGCACGAGAACCGGGTGTCGCCGGGCGGGCACGATCGGGTTCTGTTCGGCTTCGCGCTGGGCTGCCTCGGCTGGCTGCTGCTGTACGCCGCGCTGACCTACCTGGGCCGCGACTCGCCGAGCCTGGCCCGCTTCACCGGCGAGATCCTCTACCTGGTTCCCATCGCCGCCTTCGTCGGCCTGAGCCGGTACGCCGCGAAGCGCGCCTCGGGCCGCGACCGCACCGCCTGGCGGCTGCTGTTCACCGCGAGCCTGCTCTGGCTGGCCGGTGACCTGACCTGGGCCTATTACGTGTACACGACGCCGGGCAGTCCGCCGGTGCCCACCCTCGCCGACCTCTTCTACCTGCTGCGCTACGTGTTCATCATCCTCGGCATCGTGGTCGGGCTGGGGTTGCGGCTGCGCAGCCTGCTGGACGCGCTGCTGGTGGCCGCGGCCGGGGCGGCGATCGGCTGGCAGGTGGTCATCGACCCGCTGGTGCCGGAGACCTGGAACCCGTCCGAGTTCGTCAACTTCCTCTATCCCGTGTTCTCGGTGATCATCGTCGCCCTGCTGGGCGCGCTGCTGCTGGTCTCCCCACGCCGGGTGCCCGGGGCCATGATCGTGGTCGGGGTGGCGTTCGGATTCGCCGTGGTGATGGACGCGATCTACGCGTACCTCAGCGTGCTGCACCCGTACACCAGCTCGACCTGGCTGAACCTCGGCTGGCAGGTCGAGGCGGTGCTGATGTGCCTGGCCGCGCTGATGGCGGGCCGCCATCCCGCCGAGGAGCGGGAGCCGCTGGCGGCCCGCGAGGTGTCCTTCCTGCCCGCGCTGGTCGCGGTGCTGATCGTGGGCAGCCTCGCCATCGCGGACATGATCCTGGTCGGGCACCTCAGCCGGGTGACCCTGTCGGTCGCGCTGGTGCTGCTCATGGGCCTGCTGGTACGCCAGATCGTCGCCGCCCGCGACCGGGCCCGGCTCACCGAGCAGCTGCGCACCGCCGCCATCACCGACTCGCTGACCGGCCTCTACAACCGGCGCTACTTCGAGGAGAAGCTCGCCGCCGAGACGACGGCGGACCACGGCCCGCTGAGCATCGTGCTCGTCGACCTGGATCACTTCAAGACCGTCAACGACACCTACGGCCACTCCGTCGGGGACGCCGTGCTGTCCGAGGTCGCCGACCGGCTGCGGCGCCCGCTGCGCGGCAGCGACCTGCTCTGCCGCTACGGCGGGGAGGAGTTCGTCTGCCTGCTGCCCCGTACGGACGGCCGGGCGGCGCTGGACCTGGCCGAACGGCTGCGCGCCGACCTGCGCGCGGCCCCCGTGGTGGTGCCCGGCGTCGCCGAGCCGCTGCCGCTGACGGCCTCGTTCGGGGTCGCCTGCGCCGACCCGGCCGACCACGGCGGGCAGCTCGCCGTCGACGACGTCGTCGAGGCCGCCGACCGCGCGCTGTACGGCGCCAAGTCGCTCGGCCGCGACCGGGTGCTCGGCTGCGGGCCGTTCGGGCAGGTCGACGCCGCCCCGGCGCTCGACCTGCCGACGGCCCTGGTCTGGCTGGCCGACGAGACCGACCGGATCCGCGGCGACGGCTTCCGCAGCGCGGCGGTGAGCGGCTGGGCCTGGACCACCGCCGCCCGGCTCGGCCTGGACGAGGCGACCCAGCAGCGCACCGCGGCCGCCGCCCGGCTGCGCGGCCTCGCCTGCGCCGACCTCGACGGCTGCCGCCGCAACCACGGCCTGCCCGACGACCGCGGCACCCGGCCGGCTCCGGACCACGGCGGTGACTGCCGCGTCCGGCCCGAGGAGGCCGCGCGGCGGCTCGGCGAGCTGGCGAACCGCCCCGACCTGGTGCCGGTGCTGGCCGCGCACCACGAGCGCCACGACGGCACCGGTCATCCGTACGGGCTCGCCGGTCCGGACATCCCCATCTGCGCGCGCATCATCGCCGTCTGCGACGCGTGGGCCGACGCCCGCGGCACGTCGTCGCCGTACCCGCCGGTCCCGGGCTCGCCCCGCCTGGTGCTCGAAGCGGGCCGGGGCACCCGTTTCGACCCCGCGGTCCTGGACGCCTTCCTGGCCCTCGTCACCGAAGGCGACATCGCCGACCCCAACCCCACCTGCCCCCCACCCGTCCCCTCCCACTCCAGCCACCGCGCCGATCTTGCGTGA
- a CDS encoding cellulase family glycosylhydrolase, which yields MKRLLTFIGVAVLAFAASVLVAVAPAEAAVGLRISGTDIVEANGQKFIMRGVNHPHVWYTGQTSSFANIKAAGANTVRVVLGSGKRWGPSNDVANVITLCKTNKLICVLEVHDTTGYGEEGAAASLDEAVNYWISQKSALVGQENYVVINIGNEPIGNVNASQWTAATVAAIQKMRTNGFQHLIMVDAPNWGQDWQYTMRDNAQTILNADTQRNTVLSIHMYAVFNTATAITDYLNRFRTNGWPLVIGEFGWRFNSNEVDHETILAEAQARGLGYLAWSWSGNTDPILDMTLNFDPAQLTTWGQRIVNGANGLKATAKEATIFGGTSSPSPSASTGPSPSASPSASPSASPSPSRSVSPSPSTSQGGRSCSAAYTITNSWPGGFQAEVKVTAGGSAITGWAVNWTFANGQTVTQAWSATVTSSGATVTARNASWNGSLAANGSTSFGFLASWNGTNAVPAVTCTAS from the coding sequence ATGAAAAGACTGCTCACTTTCATCGGCGTGGCCGTGCTGGCTTTCGCCGCGTCCGTCCTGGTCGCCGTCGCCCCCGCGGAGGCGGCCGTCGGCCTGCGCATCAGCGGCACCGACATCGTCGAGGCCAACGGCCAGAAGTTCATCATGCGCGGGGTCAACCACCCGCACGTCTGGTACACCGGCCAGACCAGCTCCTTCGCCAACATCAAGGCGGCCGGCGCGAACACCGTCCGGGTCGTGCTCGGCAGCGGCAAGCGCTGGGGCCCGTCCAACGACGTCGCCAACGTGATCACGCTGTGCAAGACGAACAAGCTGATCTGCGTGCTGGAGGTGCACGACACCACCGGCTACGGCGAGGAGGGCGCGGCGGCGTCGCTCGACGAGGCGGTCAACTACTGGATCAGCCAGAAGAGCGCGCTGGTCGGCCAGGAGAACTACGTCGTCATCAACATCGGCAACGAGCCGATCGGCAACGTCAACGCGAGCCAGTGGACGGCCGCGACCGTCGCCGCGATCCAGAAGATGCGCACCAACGGCTTCCAGCACCTGATCATGGTGGACGCGCCGAACTGGGGCCAGGACTGGCAGTACACCATGCGCGACAACGCGCAGACGATCCTGAACGCCGACACCCAGCGCAACACGGTGCTGTCGATCCACATGTACGCCGTGTTCAACACCGCCACGGCGATCACCGACTACCTGAACCGGTTCCGGACCAACGGCTGGCCGCTGGTGATCGGCGAGTTCGGCTGGCGGTTCAACAGCAACGAGGTCGACCACGAGACGATCCTGGCCGAGGCGCAGGCCCGCGGCCTGGGCTACCTCGCCTGGTCGTGGAGCGGCAACACCGACCCGATCCTCGACATGACGCTGAACTTCGACCCGGCCCAGCTCACCACCTGGGGTCAGCGCATCGTGAACGGCGCGAACGGCCTCAAGGCCACCGCCAAGGAGGCGACGATCTTCGGCGGCACCTCGTCGCCGAGCCCGTCGGCCTCGACCGGCCCGTCGCCGTCGGCGAGCCCTTCGGCCAGCCCGTCGGCCTCGCCGAGCCCGTCGCGGTCGGTCAGCCCGTCGCCGAGCACGTCGCAGGGCGGTCGCAGCTGCTCCGCCGCGTACACGATCACGAACTCGTGGCCCGGCGGGTTCCAGGCCGAGGTGAAGGTGACCGCGGGCGGCTCCGCGATCACGGGCTGGGCGGTGAACTGGACGTTCGCCAACGGCCAGACCGTCACCCAGGCCTGGAGCGCCACCGTGACCAGCAGCGGGGCCACGGTGACCGCGCGCAACGCGAGCTGGAACGGCAGCCTCGCCGCGAACGGCAGCACGAGCTTCGGCTTCCTCGCGTCCTGGAACGGGACCAACGCCGTCCCGGCGGTGACCTGCACCGCCAGCTGA